One Sanguibacter keddieii DSM 10542 genomic window carries:
- a CDS encoding LacI family DNA-binding transcriptional regulator: MSTLPTIYDVALRAGVSISTVSRVLQQSHRVSEHRRALVEAAVAELGYIPSASARGLVARHTGLIGLCFPEVAPVVVEPDDVLGVAAGASGSAVATGGGREVEIVRDESAVPTVAWGNLYFGEVIRGAEHAAWRAGLSVTITVVRGADGASLVQDLAGRVDGLAVVSAALGDELLDHVAHRVPVVVMAGPDRSVDHDRIRVDNERGMAALVRHLVVDHGYTDVRYVGGTSWARDDQERFAGFRSALLGAGLDAPEVPTLRADYSRAVAREVVRGLVEESRRGGPPLPRALVCGNDQMALGVLDVLVEEGVGVPGEVAVTGFDGVDETQSTTPRLTTVQQPMTELGRIAVERLVARIAAPTGAPTTVDVPVRVLLRGSCGTH; this comes from the coding sequence ATGAGCACCCTGCCGACCATCTACGACGTCGCCCTGCGAGCCGGCGTCTCGATCTCGACGGTCTCCCGCGTCCTGCAGCAGTCCCACCGCGTGAGCGAGCACCGTCGAGCGCTCGTCGAGGCGGCGGTCGCCGAGCTCGGGTACATCCCGTCGGCGTCGGCACGCGGCCTCGTCGCACGGCACACGGGGCTCATCGGGCTCTGCTTCCCGGAGGTCGCCCCGGTCGTCGTCGAGCCCGACGACGTCCTCGGCGTCGCAGCGGGGGCGAGCGGGAGCGCGGTCGCGACAGGCGGTGGGCGCGAGGTCGAGATCGTCCGGGACGAGTCCGCGGTGCCGACCGTCGCCTGGGGCAACCTCTACTTCGGCGAGGTGATCCGCGGCGCCGAGCACGCAGCGTGGCGCGCCGGGCTCTCGGTGACCATCACCGTGGTCCGGGGCGCCGACGGTGCGAGCCTCGTGCAGGACCTCGCCGGCCGGGTCGACGGCCTCGCGGTCGTCTCTGCGGCCCTCGGCGACGAGCTCCTCGACCACGTCGCGCACCGCGTGCCCGTGGTGGTCATGGCGGGCCCGGACCGGTCCGTGGACCACGACAGGATCCGGGTCGACAACGAGCGCGGGATGGCGGCGCTCGTCCGGCACCTCGTGGTCGACCACGGGTACACCGACGTCCGGTACGTCGGCGGCACGAGCTGGGCTCGCGACGACCAGGAGCGCTTCGCCGGGTTCAGGTCCGCCCTGCTGGGCGCCGGGCTCGACGCCCCCGAGGTCCCGACCCTGCGCGCGGACTACTCCCGAGCGGTCGCGCGCGAGGTCGTGCGCGGGCTGGTCGAGGAGAGCCGGCGAGGCGGGCCGCCGCTCCCTCGGGCGCTGGTGTGCGGCAACGACCAGATGGCCCTCGGCGTGCTCGACGTGCTGGTCGAGGAGGGGGTCGGCGTCCCCGGCGAGGTGGCGGTCACCGGGTTCGACGGTGTCGACGAGACGCAGTCGACGACCCCGCGGCTGACCACCGTCCAGCAGCCCATGACCGAGCTGGGACGGATCGCCGTCGAGCGCCTCGTCGCCCGGATCGCAGCACCGACCGGCGCACCGACGACCGTCGACGTCCCCGTCCGGGTCTTGCTCCGTGGGAGCTGCGGGACGCACTGA
- a CDS encoding LacI family DNA-binding transcriptional regulator, which translates to MSADHEPAAAAPPPAERSRSTRPPSMVDVARAAQVSQKTVSRVVNREPNVSPEVRTRVLEAIASLGFRPNSAARALVTNRTRTIGMVSIGSSLLGPASIVDGVEKAARGAGYSLTLVRTASGGADDIGAAMDALVAQGVEAIVISEPADSLQRIGHSVPGIPVLAVEHRENEDDDWILVGADTWGGARSATEHLLGLGHRTVWHVAGPDGWGTSENRVDGWRAALLESGCAVPDVVRGDWTASSGYEIGLSLATRDDLTAVFAANDDMAVGLIHAFERSGLSVPDDVSVVGFDDIGTAGFLHTPLTTVRQDFAEIARQGMRRLIAAIEGRHVGSRQASVPVQLIIRESTARANPRRRTLTGL; encoded by the coding sequence ATGAGCGCAGACCACGAGCCCGCGGCCGCAGCACCGCCGCCTGCCGAGCGCTCCCGCAGCACCCGTCCTCCGTCGATGGTCGACGTCGCCCGCGCTGCCCAGGTGTCGCAGAAGACCGTCTCCCGCGTCGTCAACCGTGAGCCCAACGTCAGCCCCGAGGTCCGCACCCGCGTCCTCGAGGCGATCGCCAGCCTCGGCTTCCGTCCTAACTCCGCGGCCCGCGCGCTGGTCACCAACCGCACCCGGACCATCGGCATGGTGAGCATCGGCTCCTCCCTGCTCGGCCCTGCCTCGATCGTCGACGGGGTCGAGAAGGCCGCACGCGGCGCCGGCTACAGCCTCACGCTCGTGCGCACGGCCTCGGGCGGTGCCGACGACATCGGGGCAGCGATGGACGCGCTCGTCGCCCAGGGCGTCGAGGCGATCGTCATCTCCGAGCCGGCGGACAGCCTCCAGCGCATCGGGCACTCCGTCCCCGGCATCCCCGTCCTCGCCGTCGAGCACCGCGAGAACGAGGACGACGACTGGATCCTCGTCGGCGCCGACACGTGGGGAGGTGCCCGCAGCGCCACCGAGCACCTGCTCGGCCTCGGCCACCGGACCGTCTGGCACGTGGCCGGGCCCGACGGGTGGGGGACCAGCGAGAACCGCGTCGACGGGTGGCGCGCCGCGCTCCTCGAGTCCGGCTGCGCCGTCCCCGACGTGGTCCGCGGCGACTGGACGGCGTCGTCCGGCTACGAGATCGGCTTGTCGCTGGCGACCCGCGACGACCTCACCGCCGTCTTCGCGGCGAACGACGACATGGCCGTCGGGCTCATCCACGCCTTCGAGCGGTCCGGGCTCAGCGTCCCTGACGACGTGAGCGTCGTCGGCTTCGACGACATCGGCACCGCAGGCTTCCTGCACACCCCGCTCACCACCGTGCGGCAGGACTTCGCGGAGATCGCCCGGCAGGGCATGCGACGTCTGATCGCCGCGATCGAGGGACGGCACGTCGGCTCCCGCCAGGCCTCCGTCCCCGTCCAGCTCATCATCCGCGAGAGCACGGCCCGGGCAAACCCTCGGCGCCGCACCCTCACCGGCCTCTGA